A stretch of Cicer arietinum cultivar CDC Frontier isolate Library 1 chromosome 5, Cicar.CDCFrontier_v2.0, whole genome shotgun sequence DNA encodes these proteins:
- the LOC101491683 gene encoding protein MEI2-like 1, with protein MPFEVTNQRGVTASSHLYDDVSYASERNVGLRNPKSIHDDYPQGKSEMAASHGSILNASSTLERNAKTGLPMSQTGLSREIPENLHFGGEAGIVDLLKDSKESPNFHPRSWSDVHRQPASSSYGLIGNKIVTNAGSRESSLFSSSLSDLFSQKLRLLGNGVLSDQNITAGSLHEEEPYKSLEEIEADTIGDLLPDEDDLFSGVTDDLGNSTHARTSDDFEDFDLFSSGGGMELEGDELLVSGKRINGLDGDPGYFGGSKGKSPFGEQSSRTLFVRNIISNVEDSELKALFEQYGDIRTIYTACKHRGFVMVSYYDLRAAQNAMKALQNRSLRSRKLDIHYSIPKGNVSEKDIGHGTLMISALDPSVLNDELKHIFGFYGEIKEIYEYPEMNHIKYIEFYDARSAEASLRALNGICIAGKHIKLEPGHPRIATSMMQPSQKGQDEADLGHNLNDILFLRQKGVSSGVIASGGRLENGYNQRFQSASQLPLNAFIDNTFSHVNSNISKTARGAYAGKVSGVCESSNIADAMKFASIPRFHPHSLPEYRDGLANGSPYNLSNTIKMAANIGTGSTEASDSRHIQGMSSTGNLSEFNAGGNGSLPNHQLYHMWNSSNLRQQSPSNAVVWQKTPSFANGACAPCLPQMPSFPRSPAHVLRASHIDHHVGSAPVVTGSLWERQHSYLGESPDASGFRLGSLGNAGFHGSWQLHPPDLSCNMFSHVGGNGNELTSSVGQGSPKQLSHVFPGRLPMTSMSKFDSTNERMRNLYHRRSEANINSADKKQYELDLGRILRGDDSRTTLMIKNIPNKYTSKMLLTAIDEQCRGTYDFLYLPIDFKNKCNVGYAFINMTDPGQIIPFHQAFNGKKWEKFNSEKVAVLAYARIQGKSALIAHFQNSSLMNEDKRCRPILFHTDGPNAGDPEPFPLGANIRVRLGKSRNSGNEENRSQGNSSTLASAEEFASGIDSSTCSSRDTD; from the exons ATGCCTTTTGAAGTAACGAACCAGAGGGGTGTTACTGCTTCATCCCACCTTTATGATGATGTTTCCTATGCTTCTGAG AGGAATGTTGGACTACGGAACCCAAAATCCATCCATGATGATTATCCACAAG GAAAGAGTGAAATGGCAGCTTCACATGGAAGCATTTTGAATGCTTCATCAACTCTCGAAAGAAATGCAAAAACAGGCTTGCCAATGTCACAGACCGGTCTATCTAGGGAAATTCCAGAAAACCTACATTTTGGTGGGGAAGCTGGCATTGTAGATTTGCTGAAGGATTCAAAGGAATCCCCAAATTTTCATCCAAGATCATGGTCTGATGTGCATAGGCAGCCAGCATCTAGCTCGTATGGTTTAATTGGGAACAAGATTGTCACCAATGCGGGTTCACGTGAAAGTAGTCTATTCTCAAGCTCACTGTCTGACTTATTTAGCCAAAAGT TGAGATTATTGGGAAACGGTGTTCTGTCTGATCAGAACATTACTGCTGGTTCTCTTCATGAGGAAGAACCATACAAATCGCTTGAAGAAATTGAGGCTGACACTATAGGGGATCTCCTTCCTGATGAAGATGATCTGTTTTCTGGCGTCACTGATGATTTAGGAAACAGTACTCATGCAAGAACAAGTGATgattttgaagattttgatttgtttagcaGTGGTGGAGGCATGGAGTTGGAAGGAGATGAACTTCTAGTTTCAGGAAAAAGAATCAATGGTTTGGATGGAGATCCTGGTTACTTTGGGGGTTCTAAAGGCAAAAGTCCTTTTGGTGAACAATCTTCTAGAACACTTTTTGTCAGAAACATTATCAGCAATGTAGAAGACTCAGAGCTAAAGGCTCTCTTTGAG CAATATGGAGATATACGAACCATTTATACTGCCTGCAAGCATCGTGGGTTTGTTATGGTTTCTTATTATGACCTAAGGGCAGCACAAAATGCAATGAAAGCCCTTCAAAATAGGTCATTGAGATCTAGGAAACTCGATATACACTATTCAATTCCAAAG GGCAATGTTTCAGAGAAGGATATTGGCCATGGCACACTGATGATATCTGCTCTTGATCCATCTGTTTTGAATGATGAGCTAAAACATATTTTTGGGTTTTATGGAGAAATCAAAGAa ATCTATGAATATCCAGAAATGAATCATATcaaatatattgaattttatgatgCTCGAAGTGCGGAAGCTTCTCTCCGTGCATTGAATGGAATCTGCATTGCTGGGAAGCACATCAAGCTTGAACCTGGCCATCCTAGGATTGCAACAAG TATGATGCAGCCGTCTCAAAAGGGACAAGATGAAGCCGATCTTGGTCATAATCTCAATGACATCTTATTCTTAAGACAGAAGG GAGTGTCTTCTGGAGTTATTGCATCTGGTGGTCGATTGGAAAATGGATACAATCAAAGATTTCAATCTGCATCACAGCTGCCTTTGAATGCTTTCATTGATAACACATTTTCTCACGTGAATTCTAACATTTCCAAGACTGCGAGAGGGGCATATGCTGGAAAAGTATCTGGTGTTTGTGAGTCTAGTAACATTGCTGATGCAATGAAATTTGCTTCCATTCCAAGATTCCACCCTCATTCTTTACCCGAGTATCGTGATGGTTTAGCTAATGGTAGTCCTTACAATTTGTCAAACACCATTAAAATGGCCGCCAATATTGGAACTGGATCCACAGAAGCATCTGACAGCAGGCACATTCAGGGAATGAGCTCCACTGGGAACTTATCAGAATTTAATGCAGGAG GAAATGGAAGCCTTCCCAACCATCAGCTCTATCATATGTGGAACAGCTCAAACTTGCGTCAGCAATCTCCATCAAATGCCGTGGTTTGGCAGAAAACACCATCTTTTGCTAATGGTGCTTGTGCTCCATGTCTTCCGCAGATGCCCAGCTTTCCCAGGTCACCGGCTCATGTGCTGAGAGCATCACACATAGACCACCATGTTGGATCAGCACCTGTTGTTACAGGATCACTCTGGGAAAGACAACATTCTTACTTGGGAGAGTCTCCTGATGCTTCTGGTTTTAGATTGGGTTCTCTAGGCAATGCAGGTTTCCATGGTAGCTGGCAGTTGCATCCTCCGGATCTTTCTTGCAACATGTTTTCTCATGTTGGTGGGAATGGTAACGAATTGACATCCAGTGTTGGGCAGGGTTCTCCTAAGCAGTTGTCACATGTCTTCCCTGGGAGACTTCCCATGACTtcaatgtcaaaatttgattcTACCAACGAACGAATGAGAAATCTCTATCACCGTAGAAGTGAAGCAAACATTAACAGTGCTGATAAAAAACAATATGAACTCGACCTAGGCCGCATATTGCGCGGGGATGACAGCCGAACAACacttatgataaaaaatattccCAACAA GTATACTTCAAAGATGCTTCTTACAGCCATAGACGAACAATGTCGGGGAACTTATGATTTTCTGTATTTGCCAATTGATTTCAAG AACAAATGTAATGTTGGCTATGCATTCATCAATATGACTGATCCTGGTCAAATAATTCCATTTCACCAG GCTTTTAATGGGAAAAAATGGGAGAAGTTTAACAGTGAAAAGGTAGCTGTACTTGCATATGCCCGAATTCAAGGAAAATCTGCTCTTATTGCTCATTTCCAGAATTCAAGCCTGATGAACGAAGATAAACGTTGCCGCCCTATTCTTTTCCATACAGATGGTCCAAATGCTGGTGATCCG GAGCCTTTCCCCTTGGGTGCCAATATTAGAGTAAGGCTGGGAAAATCTCGTAACAGTGGCAATGAGGAGAACCGCAGTCAAGGGAATTCTTCAACTTTGGCAAGTGCGGAAGAGTTTGCTAGTGGAATAGATTCTTCAACGTGTTCTTCAAGAGACACTGACTAA
- the LOC101491363 gene encoding protein MHF1 homolog isoform X2: MEVNIFIARFDFPSIRSENQEKEMEAVGGSGSSEVENDLEMKLLRDRFRLSAISIAESQVSKNGMEVSKVVVACVADLAFKYTERLAKDLQLFAQHANRKSVNMEDVILCGKHGHITEEKLEFLT, encoded by the exons ATGGAGGTTAACATTTTTATAGCGAGATTTGATTTTCCCTCCATTAGATCTGAAAACCAGGAAAAGGAAATGGAAGCGGTGGGTGGAAGTGGAAGCAGCGAAGTTGAAAACGATTTGGAAATGAAGCTCTTACGAGACAGATTCAGACTCTCCGCAATTTCTATCGCCGAATCTCAAG TGAGCAAAAACGGCATGGAAGTATCAAAAGTCGTGGTCGCTTGCGTAGCTGATTTGGCCTTCAAGTACACCG AACGGTTAGCTAAGGATCTTCAACTCTTCGCACAGCATGCAAATCGTAAATCTGTAAATATGGAAGATGTCATACTATGCG GTAAACATGGCCACATAACGGAAGAGAAGCTTGAATTTCTAACTTGA
- the LOC101491363 gene encoding protein MHF1 homolog isoform X1, with the protein MEVNIFIARFDFPSIRSENQEKEMEAVGGSGSSEVENDLEMKLLRDRFRLSAISIAESQVSKNGMEVSKVVVACVADLAFKYTERLAKDLQLFAQHANRKSVNMEDVILCAHRNEHLSGLLRTFSNDLKVKDRQYERKRKKEVKKNDKTTI; encoded by the exons ATGGAGGTTAACATTTTTATAGCGAGATTTGATTTTCCCTCCATTAGATCTGAAAACCAGGAAAAGGAAATGGAAGCGGTGGGTGGAAGTGGAAGCAGCGAAGTTGAAAACGATTTGGAAATGAAGCTCTTACGAGACAGATTCAGACTCTCCGCAATTTCTATCGCCGAATCTCAAG TGAGCAAAAACGGCATGGAAGTATCAAAAGTCGTGGTCGCTTGCGTAGCTGATTTGGCCTTCAAGTACACCG AACGGTTAGCTAAGGATCTTCAACTCTTCGCACAGCATGCAAATCGTAAATCTGTAAATATGGAAGATGTCATACTATGCG CGCATCGAAATGAACATCTATCTGGCTTGTTGAGGACCTTTTCTAATGATTTAAAAGTTAAAGATCGTCAATATGAGAGGAAGCGAAAGAAAGAGGTTAAGAAGAATGATAAAACAACCATTTAG
- the LOC101491363 gene encoding protein MHF1 homolog isoform X3, with protein sequence MEVNIFIARFDFPSIRSENQEKEMEAVGGSGSSEVENDLEMKLLRDRFRLSAISIAESQVSKNGMEVSKVVVACVADLAFKYTAHRNEHLSGLLRTFSNDLKVKDRQYERKRKKEVKKNDKTTI encoded by the exons ATGGAGGTTAACATTTTTATAGCGAGATTTGATTTTCCCTCCATTAGATCTGAAAACCAGGAAAAGGAAATGGAAGCGGTGGGTGGAAGTGGAAGCAGCGAAGTTGAAAACGATTTGGAAATGAAGCTCTTACGAGACAGATTCAGACTCTCCGCAATTTCTATCGCCGAATCTCAAG TGAGCAAAAACGGCATGGAAGTATCAAAAGTCGTGGTCGCTTGCGTAGCTGATTTGGCCTTCAAGTACACCG CGCATCGAAATGAACATCTATCTGGCTTGTTGAGGACCTTTTCTAATGATTTAAAAGTTAAAGATCGTCAATATGAGAGGAAGCGAAAGAAAGAGGTTAAGAAGAATGATAAAACAACCATTTAG